The following are from one region of the Natronosporangium hydrolyticum genome:
- a CDS encoding ABC transporter permease, whose protein sequence is MSTRNQPAAGAAAAPSVGWRRQRRSRHRVPLLLLLPALLGLGFLVLPLAGLVIRAPWSTLPERLTAPGVLDALRLSLVTATVATGLCIVLGVPLAWLLARTDLPGRRLARALITVPLVLPPVVGGVALLLVFGRRGIVGSWLDATFGITLPFTTTAVILAQAFVAMPFLVIAVEGALRGADVRYEEAAATLGAGRWRTFTRVTIPLVAPGIAAGAVLCWARALGEFGATITFAGNFPGRTQTMPLAVYQALETDLEAAIVLSLILLAVSVTILVGLRGRWLGAT, encoded by the coding sequence ATGTCCACCCGCAACCAACCGGCCGCCGGTGCTGCCGCCGCGCCGTCCGTGGGCTGGCGCCGCCAGCGCCGGAGCCGTCACCGGGTGCCGCTGCTGCTGCTCCTGCCGGCGCTGCTGGGCCTCGGGTTTTTGGTGCTGCCGCTGGCCGGTTTGGTGATCCGGGCGCCGTGGTCGACCCTGCCGGAGCGGCTGACCGCCCCCGGGGTGCTGGACGCGCTGCGGTTATCGCTGGTCACCGCCACCGTCGCCACCGGACTCTGCATTGTGCTGGGCGTGCCGCTGGCGTGGCTACTCGCCCGCACCGACCTGCCGGGCCGGCGGCTGGCGCGGGCCCTGATCACCGTGCCACTAGTGCTGCCACCGGTGGTCGGCGGCGTGGCGCTGTTGCTGGTCTTCGGCCGCCGCGGCATCGTCGGCAGCTGGCTGGACGCCACCTTCGGGATCACGCTGCCGTTCACCACCACCGCGGTCATCCTCGCCCAGGCGTTCGTCGCGATGCCGTTTCTGGTGATCGCCGTCGAAGGTGCCCTCCGCGGCGCCGACGTGCGCTACGAAGAGGCCGCCGCCACCCTGGGCGCGGGCCGGTGGCGCACCTTCACCCGGGTCACCATCCCGCTGGTCGCACCAGGGATCGCCGCCGGCGCGGTGCTGTGCTGGGCCCGCGCGCTGGGGGAGTTCGGCGCCACCATCACCTTCGCCGGCAACTTCCCCGGCCGGACCCAGACCATGCCGCTCGCGGTCTACCAGGCTTTAGAGACCGATCTGGAGGCGGCGATCGTGCTCAGCCTGATCCTGCTCGCGGTGTCGGTCACCATCCTGGTCGGCCTGCGCGGGCGGTGGTTGGGAGCCACATGA